A genome region from Aulosira sp. FACHB-615 includes the following:
- a CDS encoding response regulator transcription factor, which translates to MSAQLLLVDDEPGLREAVKDYLQESGFSVQVASNAREGWDLMEQNRPDLVISDIMMPQVDGYQFLKQLREDPRFQTLPVVFLTAKGMTGDRIQGYQAGVDAYLPKPFDPDELVAIVENLLARRLVKPAFTGEDSETPDIAELANQIAQIKALLTQRSAIAQSPAPFKIDLTPREQSVLNLVAEGLMNKEIARRLETSVRNVEKYVSRLFSKTGTNSRTELVRFALEHGLAK; encoded by the coding sequence AAAGCGGCTTTAGTGTTCAAGTTGCCAGTAATGCCCGTGAAGGCTGGGATTTGATGGAACAGAATAGGCCTGACTTAGTGATTTCTGATATTATGATGCCTCAAGTGGATGGCTATCAGTTTCTGAAACAATTAAGAGAAGACCCACGCTTTCAAACACTACCTGTTGTCTTTTTAACTGCGAAGGGTATGACAGGCGATCGCATTCAAGGCTATCAAGCAGGTGTTGACGCATATCTACCAAAGCCTTTTGATCCAGATGAGTTAGTAGCAATAGTAGAAAACTTGCTGGCTCGTCGTCTTGTTAAGCCTGCATTTACAGGTGAAGACAGTGAAACCCCGGATATTGCCGAATTAGCCAATCAAATCGCGCAAATCAAAGCTCTTTTAACACAAAGAAGTGCGATCGCTCAATCTCCGGCTCCCTTCAAAATCGATTTGACACCAAGAGAGCAAAGTGTTTTAAATCTAGTAGCTGAAGGGCTGATGAATAAAGAAATTGCTCGTCGCTTAGAGACAAGTGTTCGGAATGTAGAAAAATATGTGAGCCGCTTGTTCAGCAAAACTGGTACCAATAGCCGTACAGAATTAGTTCGATTTGCGCTAGAACACGGTCTGGCTAAGTGA
- a CDS encoding molybdopterin oxidoreductase family protein: MTEFTKTVCPYCGVGCGLEVSPPAQLNKATNRDSQGNPTWRVRGDKSHPSSQGMVCVKGATIAESLDKNRLHYPMVRDSLDQEFRRVSWDEAFELITNRIQSVRFTQGSEAICMYGSGQFQTEDYYIAQKLLKGCLGTNNFDANSRLCMSSAVSGYIQSFGADGPPCCYEDLELTDCAFLIGTNTAECHPIIFNRLAKYHKKNRKVKMVVVDPRLTPTAEAADLHLAIRPGTDIDLLNGIAHLLMRWNYIDVGFIDDCTSNFSAYAEVIRHYSPEVTARQCGISIEDLETAARYWGQAQKVLSLWSMGVNQSSEGTAKVRTIINLHLMTGQVGKPGAGPFSLTGQPNAMGGREAGGLAHLLPGYRLVKNDQHRAEVEDFWGLKRGQISSVPGLTAWDMITGLETGDVGLLWIAATNPAVSMPDLERTKKALLRSPFTIYQDAYYPTETAAYAHVLLPAAQWGEKTGVMTNSERRVSLCQAFRQPPREAKADWEIFAEVGRRLGFADKFNFANSAQVYAEFTQLTKNRPCDMSGISHEQLQKQGPTHWPHPETGSGEWGVGNGDKTSSSPTPYTLHPTPSNSKRLYTDLHFHTPDGRARFGAYYSKGLAEPPDPDYPFILTTGRLYGHWHTQTRTGRIEKIRSMHPEPFIEIHPRDAAKLEISDNQVIEVRSRRGQAHFPAKVTKAIAPGTVFVPMHWGALWANQAEANTLTHSEACPDSLQPELKACAVQLAPISVEVTSKNYQLQSSQW, from the coding sequence ATGACTGAATTTACTAAAACTGTTTGTCCTTATTGTGGTGTTGGCTGTGGTTTAGAAGTGTCGCCACCAGCCCAACTTAATAAAGCAACTAACCGAGATAGTCAAGGAAATCCGACTTGGCGAGTCAGGGGTGATAAATCTCACCCATCAAGCCAAGGTATGGTGTGTGTTAAGGGTGCAACGATCGCCGAATCTTTAGATAAAAATAGACTACATTACCCAATGGTACGGGACTCTTTAGATCAAGAGTTCCGGCGAGTTAGTTGGGATGAAGCTTTTGAACTAATTACCAACCGCATTCAAAGCGTCCGCTTCACCCAAGGTTCAGAAGCTATATGTATGTACGGTTCTGGTCAATTCCAAACTGAGGACTATTACATCGCCCAAAAACTCTTAAAAGGCTGTTTAGGAACTAATAATTTTGATGCGAACTCACGCTTATGTATGTCCAGTGCTGTGTCTGGATATATTCAAAGTTTTGGTGCTGATGGCCCGCCCTGTTGTTACGAAGATTTAGAGTTAACTGACTGTGCATTTTTAATTGGGACTAACACCGCAGAATGTCATCCCATTATTTTTAACCGACTGGCTAAATACCACAAAAAAAACCGCAAAGTAAAAATGGTGGTGGTTGACCCCCGTCTCACACCCACCGCCGAAGCCGCAGATTTACATTTAGCAATTCGTCCCGGTACAGATATCGATTTGTTAAATGGTATCGCCCATTTATTAATGCGTTGGAACTACATCGATGTTGGCTTTATCGATGACTGTACCAGCAATTTTTCAGCTTATGCAGAAGTCATCCGTCACTATTCTCCAGAAGTAACAGCGCGTCAATGTGGTATCAGCATTGAAGATTTAGAAACAGCCGCCCGTTATTGGGGTCAAGCGCAAAAGGTATTGTCTTTGTGGTCGATGGGTGTGAACCAATCAAGTGAAGGGACAGCCAAGGTGAGGACTATTATTAACCTCCACTTGATGACAGGACAAGTTGGTAAGCCAGGGGCGGGGCCGTTTTCTTTAACTGGTCAACCGAATGCGATGGGAGGTAGAGAAGCTGGAGGTTTAGCGCATTTATTACCTGGTTATCGCTTGGTGAAAAATGACCAGCATCGCGCCGAAGTAGAAGATTTTTGGGGACTGAAGCGCGGACAAATTTCTTCTGTTCCTGGTTTAACGGCTTGGGATATGATTACAGGCTTAGAAACTGGCGATGTAGGTTTACTGTGGATTGCAGCTACTAACCCAGCTGTCAGTATGCCAGATTTGGAACGGACAAAAAAAGCCTTATTGCGATCGCCTTTCACAATTTACCAAGACGCATATTACCCCACCGAAACCGCCGCCTATGCTCATGTCCTGTTACCTGCTGCCCAGTGGGGTGAAAAAACAGGCGTAATGACCAACTCTGAACGCCGCGTTAGTTTATGTCAAGCATTCCGCCAACCACCAAGAGAAGCCAAAGCCGACTGGGAAATTTTCGCGGAAGTTGGACGAAGGTTAGGTTTTGCCGATAAGTTTAACTTTGCCAACTCTGCCCAAGTTTACGCCGAATTTACCCAACTCACCAAAAATCGCCCATGCGATATGTCAGGAATTAGTCATGAACAATTACAAAAACAAGGGCCAACCCACTGGCCGCATCCCGAAACGGGGAGTGGGGAATGGGGAGTGGGGAATGGGGATAAAACATCTTCTTCCCCTACACCCTACACCCTACACCCTACACCCTCCAACTCAAAAAGACTCTACACAGACCTACACTTCCACACCCCCGACGGTCGGGCGCGGTTCGGGGCTTATTACTCCAAAGGTTTAGCCGAACCACCAGACCCCGATTATCCTTTTATATTAACTACAGGACGACTTTACGGACATTGGCACACGCAAACGCGCACAGGTCGCATTGAAAAAATTCGCTCAATGCACCCAGAACCATTCATTGAAATTCATCCCCGTGATGCGGCGAAGTTGGAAATTAGTGATAATCAAGTAATCGAAGTGCGATCGCGGCGTGGTCAAGCTCATTTTCCCGCAAAAGTGACTAAGGCGATCGCACCCGGTACAGTTTTTGTCCCGATGCACTGGGGCGCACTGTGGGCAAATCAAGCCGAAGCCAACACCCTCACCCATTCCGAAGCTTGTCCAGATTCTCTGCAACCAGAATTAAAAGCTTGTGCAGTCCAACTAGCACCAATTTCTGTGGAAGTCACCAGCAAAAATTATCAACTCCAATCGTCACAATGGTGA
- a CDS encoding protein phosphatase 2C domain-containing protein: MENDAATLYCPNELCQAANPLTHKFCQRCSTPLPKRYLWVVGDVLNVGSPGEILADRYLVLNKSVVLDTKPGLLPHGLETENLETIRAYLRLIPYRLHIPQVYGVLSFKDGRSRKEILLLEKPPLFTEPTTDSQLRLCPQLTTAWRNATSIRQLNWLWQLAHLWQPLASEGVASSLLEAHLLRVEGPLVRLLELRVDTATPTLSDLGEFWQQLLPDTKPVIAEFVNQVSNYLIHGEINSAEVLISVLDQGLAELGELQSPKIKIITKTDTGPKRQRNEDACYPPSGTMLSKPPQATALAIVCDGIGGHEGGNVASNLAIDTIQQQVQQLTKVPYNHIDPSLLLADLEQAVAVANDKISQRNDSENRQGRKRMGTTLVMALPVAHEMYITHVGDSRAYWITRDGCYQVTLDDDVASREVRLGYAIYREAVQQSGSGSLVQALGMSSSTALHPTAQRFILDEDAVFLLTSDGLSDFDRVEEYWETEILPILTEETDLVTVADKLLEIANTKNGHDNVTIALVHYQVKYVEPELTLKAVIVERPSTTTAKVAPKPLQPTLLEDISEQKTLIPKHKSTSLQQLPLHLIVPMIIAIAAGSLGLLVRGLFMSPPFLTTDPSPTVQPTPTATNERSLNNLAPGWVITNSQAITLDDQKLEAGSFLQVVEVEPGDTPNAQESVIQLRLCSAENTSSPQPNKPLRVKLAQLQRQGISVLQANETSSCNNLSQLPDS, translated from the coding sequence ATGGAAAATGATGCGGCAACCCTCTACTGCCCAAATGAACTTTGTCAGGCTGCCAACCCCCTGACGCATAAGTTTTGTCAACGATGTTCTACACCCCTACCCAAACGATATCTCTGGGTTGTGGGTGATGTTCTAAATGTGGGTAGTCCTGGAGAAATATTAGCCGATCGCTATTTAGTCCTGAATAAATCTGTTGTTTTAGATACTAAGCCTGGCTTACTCCCTCACGGATTAGAAACAGAAAACTTAGAAACAATTAGAGCTTATTTGAGATTAATTCCCTACCGCTTACATATACCCCAGGTGTATGGAGTATTGTCTTTCAAAGACGGACGCTCTCGTAAAGAAATTTTACTTTTAGAAAAACCGCCTTTATTCACAGAACCGACGACAGACTCTCAATTAAGATTGTGTCCGCAGTTAACTACGGCGTGGCGCAATGCGACATCTATACGTCAACTGAATTGGCTCTGGCAATTAGCCCATCTCTGGCAGCCTTTGGCGAGTGAAGGTGTGGCTTCTAGCTTGCTGGAAGCTCACTTGTTAAGGGTGGAAGGGCCGTTAGTTCGCTTGTTAGAATTGCGTGTTGACACTGCAACACCAACATTATCTGACTTAGGAGAATTTTGGCAGCAGTTATTACCAGACACCAAACCAGTCATTGCCGAATTTGTTAACCAAGTTAGTAATTATCTGATTCACGGAGAAATCAATTCGGCGGAAGTGCTAATCTCAGTTTTAGACCAGGGATTAGCAGAATTAGGGGAATTGCAATCGCCGAAAATTAAAATTATCACCAAAACGGACACTGGCCCAAAACGCCAACGCAACGAAGATGCCTGTTATCCCCCAAGTGGCACAATGTTGAGTAAACCGCCGCAAGCTACAGCATTGGCTATTGTCTGTGATGGCATTGGTGGACATGAAGGCGGTAATGTCGCATCTAATTTAGCAATTGATACTATTCAGCAACAAGTTCAACAACTCACCAAAGTTCCTTACAACCATATAGACCCCTCACTGCTGCTGGCAGACTTAGAGCAAGCTGTGGCAGTTGCTAATGATAAAATTAGCCAGCGCAATGACAGTGAAAATCGCCAGGGGAGAAAACGTATGGGTACAACCTTGGTGATGGCATTGCCAGTAGCCCATGAGATGTATATTACCCATGTTGGCGATAGTCGCGCTTATTGGATTACACGGGATGGTTGCTACCAAGTTACTTTGGACGATGATGTTGCTTCTAGGGAAGTACGCTTGGGATATGCTATTTACCGGGAAGCGGTGCAACAGAGTGGTTCGGGTTCCTTGGTTCAGGCATTAGGGATGAGTTCTAGTACAGCATTACATCCAACAGCACAGAGGTTTATTTTGGATGAAGATGCTGTGTTTCTGTTGACATCTGATGGCTTAAGTGACTTTGACCGCGTGGAAGAATACTGGGAAACAGAAATTTTACCAATTTTGACAGAAGAAACAGATTTAGTCACAGTTGCTGATAAATTACTGGAAATTGCCAACACTAAGAATGGTCACGATAATGTAACGATCGCTTTAGTTCATTATCAAGTTAAATATGTTGAGCCAGAACTTACCTTAAAAGCGGTGATTGTTGAACGTCCTAGTACCACAACCGCTAAAGTTGCACCGAAGCCTTTACAACCAACTTTACTAGAAGATATTTCTGAGCAGAAAACTTTAATTCCCAAACATAAATCTACTTCTCTTCAACAACTGCCACTGCATTTGATTGTGCCAATGATTATTGCGATCGCCGCAGGTTCTTTAGGACTACTGGTGCGTGGACTTTTTATGTCACCACCGTTCTTAACTACAGATCCTAGCCCTACTGTACAGCCAACTCCTACTGCTACAAATGAGCGATCGCTCAATAACCTTGCTCCGGGTTGGGTAATTACAAATAGTCAAGCAATCACTTTGGATGATCAGAAGTTAGAAGCTGGTAGTTTTCTGCAAGTGGTTGAAGTCGAACCGGGAGATACACCCAATGCTCAGGAATCTGTGATTCAATTGCGGCTTTGCTCTGCTGAAAATACCTCATCTCCTCAACCTAACAAACCACTGCGTGTTAAGTTAGCCCAACTGCAACGTCAAGGCATTTCTGTACTCCAAGCCAACGAAACCAGTAGTTGCAATAACTTATCCCAATTGCCAGATAGTTAA
- a CDS encoding NAD(P)H-quinone oxidoreductase subunit M has translation MDNPMLLKSTTRHIRIFAAEIDRDGELVPSNQVLTLDVDPDNEFNWNEDALQKIYRKFDELVESSSGADLTDYNLRRIGSDLEHYLRSLLQKGEISYNLSARVTNYSMGVPQVAVDNK, from the coding sequence ATGGACAACCCAATGCTGCTCAAGTCCACAACCCGGCATATCCGCATTTTTGCGGCAGAAATTGACCGGGATGGCGAATTAGTTCCCAGTAATCAAGTTTTAACGTTGGATGTTGACCCAGACAACGAATTTAATTGGAATGAAGATGCTCTACAAAAAATTTATCGTAAATTTGACGAATTGGTAGAATCTTCTAGTGGTGCAGACCTGACAGACTACAACTTACGCCGCATTGGTTCAGATTTGGAGCATTACCTGCGATCGCTCCTCCAAAAAGGCGAAATCAGCTACAACCTATCTGCTCGCGTTACAAATTACAGTATGGGAGTTCCCCAAGTGGCTGTAGACAATAAGTAG
- a CDS encoding PrsW family glutamic-type intramembrane protease, whose translation MTGKNARHNAFLRLVSGNAAAFGSESRYPLHASKEMVIGRDPSCQVVLDAMMYRMVSRRHAAVRPLSSSPDNKFTWVICDLNSANGTYLNGQRFYGCQELQSGDRIGLGSDGPQFIFEYDLIPQPTMMTKQNASLPSAANFQNHTQIKQPDSVSFTQLFPIISTGKDLTRKAYLVPGILTVVFVVLMFATVGRPQANQVIVASYIGFVVYYFVYQLCGKPKPWWVLIGTALTTALILLSPILDLFIFIFRVVLPGNLAAAQDATITELFIRMFFGAGLMEELLKALPILGAYFIGSKLPSPWREHIGVWEPLDGILLGTASALGFTLLETLGQYVPDITQNVSQQVGIGAAGQLAGLQLLIPRVLGSVAGHMAYSGYLGYFIGLAVLKPSQGWQILSIGYLSASVLHALWNALGSINAFLLVVVGVLAYAVLMAAILKARALSPTRSQNFATRFLGPK comes from the coding sequence ATGACAGGCAAAAACGCAAGACATAACGCTTTTCTGCGGCTGGTGTCTGGTAATGCAGCAGCTTTTGGTTCAGAATCTCGTTACCCGCTACACGCAAGTAAAGAGATGGTAATTGGACGTGACCCCAGCTGTCAGGTTGTCTTGGATGCCATGATGTATCGAATGGTATCTCGTCGTCATGCTGCGGTTCGCCCTCTCTCTTCATCTCCAGACAATAAATTTACTTGGGTAATTTGCGATTTAAACAGTGCTAATGGTACTTATCTCAATGGTCAACGTTTTTATGGATGTCAAGAATTACAATCAGGCGATCGCATTGGTTTAGGTAGTGATGGGCCACAATTTATTTTTGAGTATGACTTGATACCTCAACCAACAATGATGACGAAACAAAACGCATCATTGCCTTCTGCTGCTAACTTTCAAAACCATACCCAAATCAAACAGCCTGATTCAGTTAGCTTTACACAACTTTTTCCGATTATTTCTACTGGTAAGGATTTAACTCGTAAGGCTTACCTTGTTCCCGGAATACTTACAGTAGTTTTTGTAGTGCTGATGTTTGCTACTGTTGGTAGACCCCAGGCTAACCAAGTTATTGTGGCTAGTTACATTGGCTTTGTGGTTTACTACTTTGTTTATCAACTTTGTGGTAAGCCTAAGCCTTGGTGGGTTCTCATTGGTACGGCGCTGACTACAGCTTTAATCTTGCTGAGTCCTATCTTAGATTTATTTATCTTTATTTTTCGTGTAGTCTTGCCAGGGAACTTAGCCGCCGCTCAAGATGCTACGATTACAGAACTTTTCATCAGGATGTTCTTTGGTGCAGGGTTGATGGAAGAACTGCTTAAGGCGTTGCCAATCTTAGGTGCATATTTCATTGGCAGTAAATTACCTTCACCTTGGCGCGAACATATTGGTGTGTGGGAACCTTTGGATGGTATTCTTCTCGGCACAGCTTCGGCTTTGGGTTTCACACTTTTAGAAACTCTGGGACAGTATGTACCAGATATCACTCAAAATGTGAGTCAACAGGTTGGTATTGGTGCGGCTGGTCAATTAGCCGGGTTACAATTGCTGATTCCCCGTGTTTTAGGCTCGGTTGCGGGTCACATGGCTTACAGTGGCTATCTGGGATATTTTATTGGGTTGGCTGTTCTCAAACCCAGTCAGGGTTGGCAAATTCTTTCTATCGGCTACTTAAGTGCATCTGTACTTCATGCTTTATGGAACGCGCTGGGTTCGATTAACGCTTTTTTATTGGTGGTGGTTGGAGTTTTAGCTTACGCTGTGTTGATGGCAGCAATTTTAAAGGCGAGGGCATTATCACCAACACGATCGCAAAATTTTGCAACTCGCTTTCTCGGCCCTAAATAA
- a CDS encoding phosphate-starvation-inducible PsiE family protein gives MKKLFKNIFGVFTDEGFMHIIENVEVIVSKVLSVLMVLVILVAIGDLGAFLIKELFDTPYGKFNTTLFKIFGLFLNILIALEILENITAYLRKHVFQVELVIVTSLIAVARKIIILDLEKVTGIDIIGLGIAILALSISYLIIRSSNSKQSH, from the coding sequence ATGAAAAAACTATTCAAAAACATCTTCGGAGTATTTACCGATGAAGGCTTCATGCACATTATCGAGAACGTCGAGGTAATAGTTTCTAAGGTTTTATCTGTGTTAATGGTACTAGTAATATTAGTAGCGATCGGAGATTTAGGTGCTTTTTTAATTAAAGAGTTATTTGATACTCCCTATGGTAAATTCAATACAACATTATTTAAAATATTTGGCTTGTTCTTAAATATCCTAATTGCCTTAGAAATTCTCGAAAATATCACAGCTTACCTACGAAAACACGTATTCCAAGTAGAATTAGTTATTGTTACTTCTTTAATTGCTGTTGCTCGTAAAATTATTATTCTTGACTTAGAGAAAGTTACAGGAATTGATATAATCGGCTTAGGAATTGCCATTTTAGCTTTATCTATCAGTTATTTAATCATTCGTTCTAGTAATTCCAAACAATCTCATTAA
- a CDS encoding nitrate reductase associated protein, translating to MANFFNFEADFVNSLRCIPMQVRYKLDTCGIKLKLSDWLQMTQDEREAVLELPCTTQTEIDAYKEYLQQLILEKTGTPVGQLPVDAYPAWMDSSTIPTNLQEKAQELGVNLSLEQWVALTPLQRFALIKLSRPSHENKNFPHAIEEFHLI from the coding sequence ATGGCAAACTTTTTTAATTTTGAAGCAGATTTTGTAAATTCTCTACGTTGCATCCCAATGCAAGTGAGATATAAATTAGATACTTGCGGAATTAAACTCAAGTTATCAGATTGGTTACAAATGACGCAAGATGAGCGTGAAGCTGTACTAGAATTACCTTGCACTACACAAACAGAGATTGACGCTTACAAAGAATATCTCCAACAACTAATTTTAGAAAAAACAGGTACACCTGTAGGACAACTACCTGTAGATGCTTATCCTGCTTGGATGGACTCTAGTACCATCCCCACCAACTTACAAGAAAAAGCTCAAGAATTAGGAGTCAACTTGAGTCTAGAACAGTGGGTGGCTTTAACTCCCTTGCAAAGATTTGCCTTAATTAAACTCAGCCGTCCCAGCCATGAAAATAAAAATTTTCCCCATGCTATAGAAGAATTTCATCTGATTTAA
- a CDS encoding DJ-1/PfpI family protein, whose protein sequence is MAAKKILMLVGDFVEDYEVMVPFQALQMVGHTVHAVCPDKKAGEKVRTAVHDFEGDQTYTEKPGHNFTLNATFAEVNVNTYDALVIPGGRAPEYIRLNQQVLEITRHFAQTNKPIAAICHGLQLLAAADVLQGKNCTAYPACSPDVRASGGNYVQIPVDEAIVDGNLVTAPAWPAHSRWLAEFLKVLGTKIEHPEVAQV, encoded by the coding sequence ATGGCAGCTAAAAAAATCTTGATGCTGGTGGGCGATTTTGTGGAAGATTATGAAGTGATGGTTCCCTTCCAGGCGTTGCAAATGGTAGGACACACTGTTCATGCTGTTTGTCCAGACAAAAAAGCTGGTGAAAAAGTCAGAACCGCAGTTCATGATTTTGAAGGCGACCAAACTTATACTGAAAAACCTGGACACAACTTTACTTTAAACGCTACTTTTGCCGAAGTAAATGTTAATACTTATGACGCGCTCGTTATACCTGGAGGACGCGCACCAGAATATATTCGTTTAAATCAACAGGTATTAGAAATTACTCGTCATTTTGCTCAAACCAATAAACCAATTGCTGCTATTTGTCATGGCTTACAGTTGTTAGCTGCGGCTGATGTGTTGCAAGGTAAAAATTGTACAGCTTATCCAGCTTGTAGTCCAGATGTGCGTGCATCTGGTGGTAATTATGTCCAAATTCCAGTTGATGAAGCGATAGTAGACGGAAATTTAGTCACCGCACCAGCTTGGCCTGCACATTCCCGTTGGTTGGCAGAGTTTCTCAAAGTACTTGGTACTAAAATTGAACATCCAGAAGTTGCCCAAGTTTAA
- a CDS encoding Npun_R1517 family heterocyst differentiation transcriptional regulator → MNSKALPRQINNIEVGVYECEIHLKFRLIEEKSLLGDREQLLQVLLDALTEGSDDFLETLQASVKAQEVSEFKASPQMRRQLMRLRNAADNTQ, encoded by the coding sequence ATGAACTCGAAAGCATTACCACGCCAAATAAATAATATTGAAGTCGGTGTTTATGAATGCGAAATTCATCTCAAATTCCGATTGATTGAGGAAAAGAGTCTCCTGGGCGATCGCGAGCAACTGCTGCAAGTACTACTAGACGCTTTAACTGAAGGTTCTGATGACTTTTTAGAAACGCTGCAAGCCTCTGTGAAAGCGCAGGAAGTTTCAGAATTTAAGGCCTCACCCCAAATGCGTCGTCAACTGATGCGTTTACGGAATGCGGCTGATAACACTCAATAG
- a CDS encoding CHAT domain-containing protein, producing MPSLNLAIARLINTGTDSFAIWVVKAPYPSGYVLRDCVWPADLNQVWQEWQQMFAGHSGLNVIANTAPQPANPLALNLGTTNSGHMPGYSGRLMQYLGLYLWRWVFDGPILSSLERSCGIAMGQDTRLRFQIEIRDPDLIALPWEIMQRQPGQAAISLSQDLLFSRTTSEVEPLPFLRTDQALNILLVLGHDENLALEQEARILQQILENQPPINRNYSGFAPCMVKTLIQPTPQELIQELETKAYNIFFYAGHGLPGPDGGLLFLRPNKTLNGIELAQVLTRSGLKLAVFNACWGAQPAAVNHQAIPASSLAEVLIRHGVPAVLGMRDVIADHESHSFIQAFAEALRSRKPIDEAVAEARQEMLTLYKFNQPAWTLPVLYLHPDFNGELVKSIDEGITELPDISIINVNRATSRACLRSLSPGGRTWFLRVGVTRIGRTQDNDIIIPEPSVSKRHAEILCRNTYTGNTPVQTYYLQDLSTYGTTWCLSANGWQQILREEVLLQPGAKLKFGNSGSETWEFIIEN from the coding sequence ATGCCATCCCTGAACTTAGCGATCGCCCGTCTCATCAATACTGGCACAGATAGCTTTGCCATTTGGGTGGTCAAAGCTCCCTACCCTAGTGGCTATGTTCTGCGTGACTGTGTATGGCCTGCTGATCTGAATCAAGTTTGGCAAGAGTGGCAGCAAATGTTTGCTGGACACAGTGGTTTAAATGTTATAGCCAACACAGCACCTCAACCTGCTAACCCCCTCGCGTTGAATTTAGGTACCACTAATTCCGGCCACATGCCTGGTTATAGTGGTCGTCTGATGCAATACTTAGGTCTGTATTTGTGGCGCTGGGTATTTGACGGGCCAATTCTCAGCAGTCTCGAACGCAGTTGTGGAATTGCGATGGGACAGGACACACGTTTACGCTTTCAAATCGAAATTCGTGACCCAGATTTGATTGCTTTACCTTGGGAAATTATGCAGCGTCAACCCGGACAAGCCGCGATTTCGCTTTCCCAGGATTTACTGTTTAGTCGTACCACTAGTGAAGTTGAACCACTGCCATTTTTACGCACGGATCAGGCCTTAAATATCTTGCTGGTATTAGGTCATGATGAAAACTTGGCACTAGAACAAGAAGCCAGAATTTTGCAACAAATCTTGGAGAATCAGCCGCCAATCAACCGCAATTATTCTGGGTTTGCGCCTTGTATGGTTAAAACGCTGATTCAACCAACACCCCAAGAGTTGATTCAAGAATTAGAAACGAAAGCTTACAATATATTTTTTTACGCTGGTCATGGCTTGCCTGGGCCAGATGGAGGATTGTTATTTTTGCGTCCCAATAAAACGCTCAATGGCATAGAATTGGCGCAAGTCTTAACTCGGAGTGGTTTAAAATTAGCCGTTTTTAATGCTTGTTGGGGAGCGCAACCAGCAGCAGTCAATCACCAAGCAATTCCCGCCAGTAGTTTAGCAGAAGTACTCATTCGGCATGGTGTACCAGCAGTTTTAGGAATGCGGGATGTGATTGCTGACCATGAAAGCCACAGTTTTATTCAAGCTTTTGCTGAGGCTTTGCGATCGCGCAAACCCATCGATGAAGCTGTGGCAGAAGCTCGCCAAGAAATGTTAACACTGTATAAGTTCAACCAACCTGCTTGGACTTTACCAGTTCTGTATTTACATCCAGATTTCAATGGCGAACTTGTTAAAAGCATTGATGAGGGAATTACAGAGTTACCAGATATCTCAATTATTAATGTAAATCGTGCTACTTCTAGAGCTTGTTTGCGATCGCTCTCCCCAGGAGGTAGAACTTGGTTTTTACGTGTCGGTGTAACTCGCATTGGTCGCACTCAAGACAACGATATTATAATTCCTGAACCATCAGTTTCTAAGCGTCATGCCGAAATTTTATGTCGTAATACTTATACTGGTAACACTCCAGTACAAACTTATTATTTACAGGATCTCTCAACTTACGGTACAACTTGGTGTCTGAGTGCTAATGGCTGGCAACAAATTCTCCGGGAAGAAGTACTATTACAACCTGGAGCTAAGTTAAAGTTTGGCAATTCTGGCAGTGAAACTTGGGAGTTTATTATTGAAAATTAA